One Leptodactylus fuscus isolate aLepFus1 chromosome 11, aLepFus1.hap2, whole genome shotgun sequence genomic window, caagagaggagaggccgaatgtaggacaggggaatacaatctattactatctgttatcagccatgtcagcagaggccgactgtaggacaggggaatacaatctattactatctgttatcagccatgtcaggagaggagaggtcgactgtaggacaggggaatacaatctattactatctgttatcagccatgtcaggagaggagaggccgagtgtaggacaggggaatacaatctattactatctgttatcagccatgtcaggaggggagaggccgactgtaggacaggggaatacaatctattactatctgttatcagccatgtcaggagaggagaggccgaatgtaggacaggggaatacaatctattactatctgttatcagccatgtcaggagaggagaggccaactgtaggacaggggaatacaatctattactatctgttatcagccatgtcaggagaggagaggccaactgtaggacaggggaatacaatctattactatctgttatcagccatgtcaggagaggccgaatgtaggacaggggaatacaatctattactatctgttatcagccatgtcagcagaggccgactgtaggacaggggaatacaatctattactatctgttatcagccatgtcagcagaggccgactgtaggacaggggaatacaatctattactatctgttatcagccatgtcaggagaggagaggtcgactgtaggacaggggaatacaatctattactatctgttatcagccatgtcaggagaggagaggccgagtgtaggacaggggaatacaatctattactatctgttatcagccatgtcaggaggggagaggccgactgtaggacaggggaatacaatctattactatctgttatcagccatgtcaggagaggagaggccgaatgtaggacaggggaatacaatctattactatctgttatcagccatgtcaggagaggagaggccaactgtaggacaggggaatacaatctattactatctgttatcagccatgtcaggagaggagaggccaactgtaggacaggggaatacaatctattactatctgttatcagccatgtcaggagaggccgaatgtaggacaggggaatacaatctattactatctgttatcagccatgtcagcagaggccgactgtaggacaggggaatacaatctattactatctgttatcagccatgtcaggagaggagaggtcgactgtaggacaggggaatacaatctattactatctgttatcagccatgtcaggaggggagaggccgactgtaggacaggggaatacaatctattactatctgttatcagccatgtcaggagaggagaggccgaatgtaggacaggggaatacaatctattactatctgttatcagccatgtcaggagaggagaggccaactgtaggacaggggaatacaatctattactatctgttatcagccatgtcagcagaggccgactgtaggacagggggatacaatctattactatctgttatcagccatgtcaggagaggccgactgtaggacaggtgactacaatctattactatctgttatcagccatgtcaggagaggctgactgtaggacaggggaatacaatctattactatctgttatcagccatgtcaggagaggagaggccgactgtaggacaggggaatacaatctattactatctgttatcagccatgtcaggagaggagaggccgactgtagtacaagagaatacaatctattactatctgttatcagccatgtcaggagaggccgactgtaggacaggggaatacaatctattactatctgttatcagccatgtcaggaggggagaggccgactgtaggacaggggaatacaatctattactatctgttattagccatgtcaggagaggccgactgtaggacaggggaatacaatctattactatctgttatcagccatgtcaggagaggagaggccgaatgtaggacaggggaatacaatctattactatctgttatcagccatgtcaggagaggagaggccgaatgtaggacaggggaatacaatctattactatctgttatcagccatgtcaggagaggagaggccgactgtaggacaggggaatacaatctattactatctgttatcagccatgtcaagagaggagaggccgaatgtaggacaggggaatacaatctattactatctgttatcagccatgtcaggagaggagaggccgaatgtaggacaggggaatacaatctattactatctgttatcagccatgtcaggagaggccgactgtaggacaggggaatataatctattactatctgttatcagccatgtcaggagaggccgactgtaggacaggggaatataatctattactatctgttatcagccatgtcaggagaggagaggctgactgtaggacaggggaatacaatctattactatctgttatcagccatgtcaggaggggagaggctgactgtaggacaggggaatacaatctattactatctgttatcagccatgtcagcagaggccgactgtaggacaggggaatacaatctattactatctgttatcagccatgtcaggagaggagaggccgaatgtaggacaggggaatacaatctattactatctgttatcagccatgtcagcagaggccgactgtaggacaggggaatacaatctattactatctgttatcagccatgtcaggagaggagaggccgagtgtaggacaggggaatacaatctattactatctgttatcagccatgtcaggagaggagaggccgagtgtaggacaggggaatacaatctattactatctgttatcagccatgtcaggagaggagaggccgaatgtaggacaggggaatacaatctattactatctgttatcagccatgtcaggagaggagaggccaactgtaggacaggggaatacaatctattactatctgttatcagccatgtcaggagaggagaggccaactgtaggacaggggaatacaatctattactatctgttatcagccatgtcagcagaggccgactgtaggacaggggaatacaatctattattatctgttatcagccatatcaggagaggagaggtcgactgtaggacaggggaatacaatctattactatctgttatcagccatgtcaggagaggagatgccgactgtaggacaggggaatacaatctattactatctgttatcagccatgtcaggagaggagaggtcgactgtaggacaggggaatacaatctattactatctgttatcagccatgtcagcagaggccgactgtaggacaggggaatacaatctattactatctgttatcagccatgtcaggagaggagaggccgactgtaggacagggggatacaatctattactatctgttatcagccatgtcaggagaggctgactgtaggacaggggaatacaatctattactatctgttatcagccatgtcaggagaggagaggccgactgtaggacaggggaatacaatctattactatctgttatcagccatgtcaggagaggagaggccgactgtagtacaagagaatacaatctattactatctgttatcagccatgtcaggagaggccgactgtaggacaggggaatacaatctattactatctgttatcagccatgtcaggaggggagaggccgactgtaggacaggggaatacaatctattactatctgttattagccatgtcaggagaggccgactgtaggacaggggaatacaatctattactatctgttatcagccatgtcaggagaggagaggccgactgtacgacAGGGGGATaccatctattactatctgttattagccatgtcaggaggggagaggccgactgtaggacaggggaatacaatctattactatctgttatcagccatgtcaggagaggccgactgtaggacaggggaatacaatctattactatctgttatcagccatgtcaggagaggagaggccgactgtaggacagggggatacaatctattactatctgttatcagccatgtcaagagaggccgactgtaggacaggggaatacaatctattactatctgttatcagccatgtcaggagaggagaggccgactgtaggacagggggatacaatctattactatctgttatcagccatgtcaggagaggccgactgtaggacaggtgactacaatctattactatctgttatcagccatgtcaggagaggctgactgtaggacaggggaatacaatctattactatctgttatcagccatgtcaggagaggagaggccgactgtaggacaggggaatacaatctattactatctgttatcagccatgtcaggagaggagaggccgactgtaggacaggtgactacaatctattactatctgttatcagccatgtcaggagaggccgactgtaggacaggtgactacaatctattactatctgttatcagccatgtcaggagaggctgactgtaggacaggggaatacaatctattactatctgcagATGGCGGGTGGTGTTGGAGCAGTAATGACAGGATGGCTCAGGGCAGGGCTCAGCACATGGAGGCAGGAGGGGATTTGTTGGGAGTTGCAGGGGGTGGGATAGAGATTGACAGCTGAGTCCACAGGGCAAGTCATGAGTAGAGCGGCACACAGCGAGCAGAGCTCCGATATGAGGGAAGGTGGGGTGTCAGACAGCTTTTGACCATGGGGTGTCAAGTCCCTGCCCAGAACTGGCTGCGCTCAGGCTGGATGACAGCGGTGCTGGTGAGCTGCTTTTCTTCTTTAGCCCCCATGTTGGATGTGCCAGGAGGTGACATTTCGATGGGCTGTACAGGGTTAGTCAGCACGTCTCCCTTGCATCTGGTGTCCTCGCACAACCCCTGCCACATTCCTCCGCCGCGGCAGCTGAGGGGTTAAGTGTATCGCCCTGCTTGCTGAGGGAGTCCTGTGCTGCCGCCTGCTGACTACAAGACAACCTTCCTGACAACAGTGGAACGTTGTAACGTCAGTATGAACTTCTCAGAGTTTTGTGGCGATCAAAAGATGTCACTTACAGTCTTGACAACTAGTGATGGGTCCAGGAGAATAATCTATAGGTCCTAGACATGGCCACTGTGTATTATAACATCGTCACATGACAGAAAGAGAGACATGAAGAGCTTATCCAGTCTCCCTATACAGGGCAAATAGCACGTTCCCCTATAGAGCACAAGTAGCACTTTCTCCTATAGAGCGCAGGTAGAGTGTTCTCCTATAGAGCGCAGGTAGAGCGTTCCTCTATAGAGCGCAGGTAACACTTTCTCCTATAGAGCGCAGGTAGAGTGTTCTCCTATAGAGCGCAGGTAGAGCGTTCCTCTATAGAGCGCAGGTAGAGTGTTCTCCTATAGAGCGCAGGTAACACTTTCTCCTATAGAGCGCAGGTAGAGCGTTCCTCTATAGAGCGCAGGTAGAGCATTCCTCTATAGATCGCAGGTAGCACTTTCTCCTATAGAGCGCAGGTAGAGCGTTCCTCTATAGAGCGCAGGTAGAGTGTTCTCCTATAGAGCGCAGGTAACACTTTCTCCTATAGAGCGCAGGTAGAGCATTCCTCTATAGAGCGCAGGTAGCACTTTCTCCTATAGAGCGCAGGTAGAGTATTCCTCTATAGAGCGCAGGTAACACTTTCTCCTATAGAGCGCAGGTAGAGCGTTCTCCTATAGAGCGAAAGTACAACGTGTGCCCTTTCATGGGGTTACAATGAATAGTTAGACAGTATATTCTGGCACTTTCCCTTTGTGACTCTCGCCCTCTCTGTGTACTGTCCGGGGAGACGTCTCAGCCCCTGATAAGGAGAGATCTCCTGACTACAACACAACCTGCTGCATCTGCGCCCCCTCATGTGCAGCCCATTCACACCTGTCCTGGtacagctgaaggtttgttacaattgtatccagtacaGACAATCTAAgagcctgcactgatacattataaCAAACTACCAGGCCAGGAGACCACCCCCCTATACAGAGACCCCCAACATGTCACCTCTGTGTTACAGGTGATGGTGGGATCGTCTCTTCTCTACCCCGTATTGTGGAGCTTATTGTGGCAGCTGCATGGCACCATTACTGGAGGCTAcatctccggatctcactccctgGCCCTGATCAACTGCCCCAACGAGGAGATAGCCCGAGAGATCGccaggtatatataatatatacagtgagtgGAGACCAGAGACACCacagagatcagcggtgacatcactgacaatacagcttatgtatatactagagatcagcggtgacatcactgagaatacagcctatatatatagtagagatcagcggtgacatcactgagaatacagcctatatatatataccagagatCAGCTGTgaccatcactgagaatacagcctatatatatactagagatgagcggtgacatcactgagaatacagcctatccatatactagagatcagcggtgacatcactgagaatacagcctatccatatactagagatcagcggtgacatcactgagaatacagcctatatacactcaccggccactttattaggtacacctgtccaactgctcgttaacacttaatttctaatcagccaatcacatggcggcaactcagtgcatttaggcatgtagacatggtcaagacaatctcctgcagttcaaaccgagcatcagtatggggaagaaaggtgatttgagtgcctttgaacgtggcatggttgttggtgccagaagggctggtctgagtatttcagaaactgctgatctactgggattttcacgcacaaccatctctagggtttacagagaatggtccgaaaaagaaaaaacatccagtgagcggcagttctgtgggcggaaatgcgttgttgatgccagaggtcagaggagaatggccagactggttccagctgatagaaaggcaacagtgactcaaatagccacccgttacaaccaaggtagccagaagagcatctctgaacgccgcacagtacgtcgaactttgaggcagatgggctacagcagcagaagaccacaccgggtgccactcctttcagctaagaacaggaaactgaggctacaatttgcacaagctcatcgaaattggacaattaaagattggaaaaacgttgcctggtctgatgagtctcgatttctgctgcgacattcggatggtagggtcagaatttgacgtcaacaacatgaaatcatggatccatcctgccttgtatcaatggttcaggctggtggtggtggtgtcatggtgtggggaatattttcttggcactctttgggccccttggtaccaattgagcattgttgcaatgccaaagcctacctgagtattgttgctgaccatgtccatccctttatgaccacaatgtacccaacatctgatggctactttcagcaggataatgcgccatgtcataaagctggaatcatctcagactggtttcttgaacatgacagtgagttcactgtactccaatggcctccacagtcaccagatctcaatccaatagaggagcatctttgggatgtggtggaacgggagattcgcatcatggatgtgcagccgacaaatctgcggcaactgtgtgatgccatcatgtcaatatggaccaaaatctctgaggaatgcttccagcaccttgttgaatctatgccacgaagaattaaggcagttctgaaggcaaaagggggtccaacccgttactagcatggtgtacctaataaagtggccggtgagtgtatatactagagatcagcggtgacatcactgagaatacagcctatgtatatactagagatcagcagtgacatcactgagaatacagcctatgtatatactagagatcagcggtgacatcactgagaatacaacctatgtatatactagagatcagcggtgacatcactgagaatacagcctatgtatatactagagatcagcggtgacatcactgagaatacagcctatccgtatactagagatcagcggtgacatcactgagaatatagCTTATCCACTCATATTCTTGCTGGTGAATGTTGGGCTGTGTGCAGCGGCGCTATCAGTATTATCGGCCGCTGATCTCTGTTTTGTTTCCTTAGGGGCCTCCTGGAGAAGAGATTGGCTGCCAGTGTGAATATGATGCCAAAAAGCTCATCGCTGTAAGTATATGAGAAACTCTAACATCAATTATTCAACCTCTAATGTACACGCCCCaggacagggggcggggctgtgacaacttctcagacatgatatatacaggctgggtgtcagtaacagggggcggggctatgacaacccctcagacatgatatatacaggctggttgtcagtaacagggggcggggctgtgacaacctgttACCAGTCATGATGAGTGGATGATACTAAGACATCTGCAGTAATTGGTGACCCCGCGGTGTCAGCCATATGGGAGGAGATAGTGATCCTGACCACGCCCCCGCCATATTAACCCTTTGTGCTGATTGTTGTTGTTCTTCTGCAGCTACATCTGGAAGGGGGAGATTGAGGAGTCCAGCGAGGTGCTGCTGGTAAGTGCCCCCTAGGGCAGCCCCCCTATAACACCCGCACACCCTGCAGCGCCCCTCCCCTGTGATCTCCACATTCCCCGAGTCTAATCCTGCGGGATAACCAGCAGTCACCTGACAGGCCTATAATCTAGAATGCCCCGCACCCGGCCCCTCACTATACTACAACATctgactatatacacatagttAATAATCTAGAACAGATGATCACTACAAGGTTGGTAATCCAGGACAATCTATAATCTAGAATGTCTGACCATGTAGAATAACCAGTTTATCTAGAGCAGTTCGGTAATCAGGAACCTCAATCCATGGAGAATGACTGGTGATCTAGAACAGAAGGACAGTAATGTAATCCTGGGCCATAATGTAGAATATGTGATCTTGTGGTACCGCTGAATctagaaaagctgatcatctagAACCTATGGCACTCCcagagccctctctgctggcacgcgcgcctcactaagggggcgttcacactaccgtcagtgtccgacaggtagtgtccgctcctagtgtccgttcaaaatctggcacggacattagcactagctgtgtccgtgacacttgtcattcatttaaatgggcatcgggtgcgttcttttgcactccgtgcccttccttcactgtccgcatgcaaagatgtccgacttttcaagcggacagaaaaaacctacatgtcgggtttttctgaggagcatataatactgtgtgtgtgtgggggggggcgtactgaggagcatataatactgtgtgtgtgtgggggcaatactgaggagtatataatactgtatgggggggcatactgaggagtatataatactgtatggggggcatactgaggagcatataatactgtgtgtgtgtgggggcgtactgaggagtatataatactgtatgggggggcatactgaggagtatataatactgtgtgtgtggggcaatactgaggagcatataatactgtgtgtggggggggcgtactgagaaacatataatactgtatggggggcatactgaggagcatataatactgtgtgtgtgggggggcgtactgaggagtatataatactgtatgggggggcatactgaggagtatataatactgtgtgtgtggggcaatactgaggagcatataatactgtgtgtggggggggcgtactgaggagcatataatactgtatggggggcatactgaggagtatataatactgtatgggggcatactgaggagtatataatactgtgtgtgtggggcaatactgaggagcatataatactgtgtgtggggggggggcgtactgaggagcatataatactgtatggggggcatagtgaggagtatataatactgtatggtggggcatactgaggagtatataatactctgtgtgtgggggcaatactgaggagcatataatactgtggggggcgtactgaggagcatataatactgtgtggggggggcaatactgaggagcatataatactgtgggggggcgtactgaggagcatataatactgtgtgtggggggcgtaTTGAGGAGCAATCCTGTCTGTGGGGGGGGgcgcactgcggggcagattgtactctgTGGGGCCCCGTCTCTATTTATATCAGagagtatttgttttataggacacgtgatattagtacaggctgtaataacagaTCCTGCGCGCTGTATATAGTGAACATTACATGTATATAGGGACCAGATGCCGAGACCTCTCAGTAAAACCTCTGTAAAGCCCTATTCACATCACTGTAATTTGCGGGTCCGCAGACTATTAAGGTTagattgccgtgttggcactttgcaataatttagtgggttttgggttgcagtttgggcattcGGTCTCTAAAAGATTCTCATCGCTGATCTAGAACATTGATATACCAGAATG contains:
- the LOC142185355 gene encoding protein CutA homolog encodes the protein MGCQVPAQNWLRSGWMTAVLVMVGSSLLYPVLWSLLWQLHGTITGGYISGSHSLALINCPNEEIAREIARGLLEKRLAASVNMMPKSSSLYIWKGEIEESSEVLLMVKTRTVKLHELSGYIRLVHPFEAPDLMTVPIDQENVDYSKYIEEVTVRT